In one window of Corynebacterium incognita DNA:
- a CDS encoding Trm112 family protein: MSCMSVDPKLLEILVCPQDKGELVYNEDKNVLINERLHIAYPIEDGIPVMLADEAIDWPA; this comes from the coding sequence ATGAGCTGCATGAGCGTTGACCCGAAACTGTTGGAAATCCTCGTCTGCCCACAAGACAAGGGCGAGCTGGTCTATAACGAGGACAAGAACGTCCTCATCAACGAGCGCCTGCACATCGCCTATCCCATCGAGGATGGCATTCCCGTGATGCTTGCCGACGAAGCAATCGACTGGCCAGCCTAA